One Streptomyces sp. NBC_00102 DNA segment encodes these proteins:
- a CDS encoding LLM class flavin-dependent oxidoreductase, with protein sequence MPVEFLGIAATNEGSEVTPRSGASFDKEYTLKLARAHEDHGWDRVLFAYGSGSPDPSPAAAFIAARTDRLQILVAHRPNVSYPTFAAKTFATLDRISDGRLAVHFITGGNDHEQQREGDFLTKDERYARTREAIQIIKRAWTSHEPFDHEGAHYRFNDFVSDTFPVQQPHPQVSFGGSSPAAYAAGGAEADIFCLWGEPLAETAEQIASVKAAAKAAGRTDVPRIQVAFRPIIAPTEELAWEKAHRTLDRIKARKAGAPLSRRHPPTHPQNAGSQRLLAVAERGERHDRALWTPTSAETGGAGNSTALVGTPETVAQALLDYYDLGVEILSARGYDLLDDAIDFGRHVIPIVREEVAKRDAARTSVA encoded by the coding sequence ATGCCCGTAGAGTTCCTCGGCATCGCCGCGACCAACGAGGGTTCCGAGGTGACGCCCCGCTCGGGAGCGTCCTTCGACAAGGAGTACACGCTCAAGCTGGCCCGCGCCCACGAGGACCACGGCTGGGACCGGGTGCTCTTCGCCTACGGCTCCGGCTCCCCCGATCCGTCCCCGGCAGCCGCGTTCATCGCCGCCCGTACGGACCGGCTCCAGATCCTCGTGGCGCACCGGCCCAACGTCTCGTACCCGACGTTCGCCGCGAAGACCTTCGCCACCCTCGACCGGATCAGCGACGGCAGGCTCGCCGTCCACTTCATCACCGGCGGGAACGACCACGAGCAGCAGCGCGAGGGCGACTTCCTCACCAAGGACGAGCGGTACGCACGCACCCGTGAGGCGATCCAGATCATCAAGAGGGCGTGGACCTCGCACGAGCCCTTCGACCACGAGGGCGCCCATTACCGCTTCAACGACTTCGTGAGCGACACCTTCCCGGTCCAGCAGCCGCACCCGCAGGTCTCGTTCGGCGGTTCCTCCCCGGCGGCGTACGCGGCAGGGGGCGCCGAGGCCGACATCTTCTGCCTCTGGGGCGAGCCCCTGGCCGAGACCGCCGAGCAGATCGCTTCGGTGAAGGCGGCGGCGAAGGCGGCGGGGCGCACCGACGTACCCCGGATCCAGGTGGCGTTCCGCCCGATCATCGCTCCGACCGAGGAGCTCGCCTGGGAGAAGGCGCACCGGACGCTCGACCGCATCAAGGCCCGTAAGGCGGGTGCGCCCCTGAGCCGCCGCCACCCTCCGACCCATCCGCAGAACGCGGGTTCGCAGCGGCTGCTCGCCGTCGCGGAACGGGGTGAGCGCCACGACCGCGCGCTGTGGACGCCGACCTCGGCGGAGACCGGCGGTGCGGGCAACTCCACAGCTCTGGTGGGTACTCCGGAGACGGTCGCCCAGGCCCTGCTGGACTACTACGACCTCGGGGTCGAGATCCTGTCCGCCCGGGGCTACGACCTGCTGGACGACGCGATCGACTTCGGCCGCCACGTCATCCCGATCGTGCGGGAGGAAGTCGCCAAGCGCGACGCCGCGCGGACCTCGGTGGCTTGA
- a CDS encoding MerR family transcriptional regulator, whose amino-acid sequence MRIGELSERTGTPRRMLRYYEEQELLVPGRASNGYRDYAEGCVDRVLQIKGLLESGLPTRVIKQVLPCIDDPTAIHISGATTETIAILERERDSMAHRIQCLLRSHEAIVGYLEAVRRDRQPSAGVPAIGYGREDSVTEAA is encoded by the coding sequence ATGCGGATCGGTGAGCTCTCGGAGCGCACGGGAACGCCGCGCCGAATGCTGCGGTACTACGAGGAACAGGAACTGCTGGTGCCCGGGCGGGCGTCGAACGGGTACCGGGACTACGCCGAGGGATGCGTGGACCGGGTCCTCCAGATCAAGGGCCTGCTCGAGTCCGGCCTGCCCACGCGGGTCATCAAGCAGGTCCTCCCCTGCATCGACGACCCCACGGCCATCCACATCTCCGGCGCCACGACCGAGACGATCGCCATCCTGGAGCGCGAACGCGACAGCATGGCGCACCGCATCCAGTGCCTGCTCCGCAGTCACGAGGCCATCGTCGGCTACCTGGAGGCGGTGCGCCGGGACCGGCAGCCCTCCGCCGGGGTGCCGGCGATCGGCTACGGGCGGGAGGATTCGGTGACCGAGGCGGCCTGA
- a CDS encoding MFS transporter, which translates to MSPLLALSTAAFMGILTEALPAGVLPEMARDLSVSESAMGQSLTIYAIATGLSAIPLSVTTAAWARRKLLLLAVTAFAVANTVTALSSSYSLTMVFRLIAGVAAAAVWAELVGYARRLAPPHLQGRAIAITMAGVPLALSLGIPLGTFLGGLFGWRMTFGLVTLISVALLGWILASVPDAPGKRPEAREPILKALALPGVPAVLFVVAAYVLAHNILYTYIATFLDENGMGDSRDVVLLVFGIASVVSILITGALVDRRLRRLTIISSALFLASAVLLALLAGNIVVVYGAMVLWGLGWGGVTTLLQTAVTDAGGERGQALLVTTWNSFMAGGGAVGGLLLGGIGPGSFAWSVLALMAPVLIVVVLARKHAFPAKRPDMVPEDR; encoded by the coding sequence ATGTCCCCGCTCCTGGCCCTGTCGACGGCGGCCTTCATGGGGATTCTGACGGAGGCCCTTCCCGCCGGGGTGCTCCCCGAGATGGCCCGGGACCTCTCGGTCAGCGAGTCCGCGATGGGCCAGTCCCTCACGATCTACGCGATCGCCACCGGCCTCTCGGCCATCCCGCTGTCCGTCACCACGGCAGCCTGGGCCCGCAGGAAACTGCTGCTTTTGGCGGTCACGGCCTTCGCCGTCGCCAACACGGTCACCGCACTCTCGTCCAGCTACTCCCTGACGATGGTGTTCCGCCTGATCGCGGGCGTCGCCGCGGCGGCCGTCTGGGCCGAACTCGTCGGCTACGCGCGGCGGCTGGCTCCGCCCCATCTGCAGGGCCGCGCCATCGCCATCACCATGGCCGGCGTCCCGCTCGCCCTGTCGCTCGGCATCCCGCTGGGCACCTTCCTCGGCGGCCTGTTCGGCTGGCGGATGACCTTCGGCCTGGTGACCCTGATCTCCGTGGCCCTGCTGGGCTGGATCCTCGCCTCGGTCCCCGACGCCCCCGGCAAACGGCCGGAAGCCCGTGAGCCGATCCTGAAGGCGCTGGCGCTCCCCGGCGTCCCGGCGGTGCTGTTCGTGGTCGCGGCCTACGTGCTCGCCCACAACATCCTGTACACGTACATCGCCACCTTCCTCGACGAGAACGGCATGGGCGACTCCCGTGACGTGGTGCTGCTCGTCTTCGGCATCGCCTCCGTGGTGAGCATCCTGATCACCGGCGCCCTGGTCGACCGCAGACTGCGCCGGCTGACGATCATCAGCAGCGCCCTGTTCCTGGCCTCCGCGGTCCTCCTGGCCCTGCTGGCCGGCAACATCGTCGTGGTCTACGGCGCGATGGTGCTCTGGGGCCTGGGCTGGGGCGGTGTCACCACCCTCCTCCAGACCGCCGTCACCGACGCGGGCGGCGAACGGGGGCAGGCCCTGCTGGTCACCACGTGGAACTCCTTCATGGCCGGCGGCGGAGCCGTGGGCGGCCTCCTCCTGGGCGGTATCGGCCCCGGCTCCTTCGCCTGGAGCGTCCTCGCGCTCATGGCGCCCGTGCTGATCGTCGTGGTCCTGGCCCGCAAGCACG